The following proteins are encoded in a genomic region of Glycine max cultivar Williams 82 chromosome 18, Glycine_max_v4.0, whole genome shotgun sequence:
- the LOC121173962 gene encoding secreted RxLR effector protein 161-like, giving the protein MTLVAHYDLEFHQMDVKMAFLNGNIDETLYMVQLENFVLGDPKNMEYKFGDTPVAKGDKFSLKLCPKGNLEIQEMQKIPYALVVGSLMYAQVRTRLDIAYIVGVLGRHLSNPGMDHWKTVKRVMRYMKRTKYYMLTYKRSDQLEITGYSDSDFAGCLDSLRSTSGYIFMLAGGVVSWHSAKETLTTSSTMAAKFVACYVASNHGIWLRNFVTGLQIMEGIERPLKLYCDNKLVVLYSNNNRSSAKSKHIDIKFLVVKKRVQSG; this is encoded by the exons ATGACTCTTGTTGCACATTATGATTTGGAGtttcatcaaatggatgtcaagatgGCATTTCTCAATGGCAACATTGATGAGACACTTTATATGGTGCAACTAGAAAACTTTGTGTTAGGAGACCCAAAGAATATG GAATATAAATTTGGGGATACTCCAGTTGCTAAGGGAGACAAGTTCAGTCTCAAACTGTGCCCAAAAGGAAATTTGGAAATTCAGGAAATGCAGAAGATTCCCTATGCATTAGTTGTAGGGAGTTTGATGTATGCCCAAGTACGTACGCGTCTGGATATAGCATACATAGTTGGGGTATTAGGCAGACATTTAAGCAATCCAGGAATGGATCATTGGAAAACAGTCAAAAGAGTTATGAGGTATATGAAGAGAACAAAGTATTATATGCTCACATATAAGAGGTCAGATCAGTTGGAGATTACTGGGTATTCTGACTCGGATTTTGCAGGATGCCTAGATAGTTTAAGATCCACTTCAGGTTACATTTTTATGTTAGCCGGTGGTGTGGTTTCTTGGCACAGTGCCAAGGAAACCCTTACTACTTCATCCACTATGGCGGCAAAATTTGTGGCATGCTATGTGGCATCAAATCATGGAATATGGTTGAGAAATTTTGTCACAGGACTGCAAATTATGGAAGGAATTGAAAGACCACTTAAGTTATATTGTGACAATAAATTAGTTGTATTGTATTCTAACAACAATAGGAGCTCGGCCAAGTCCAAACATATTGACATCAAGTTCCTAGTTGTTAAGAAAAGGGTACAGAGTGGATAA